Proteins from a single region of Vicinamibacteria bacterium:
- a CDS encoding ABC transporter ATP-binding protein, protein MAVLRLDGIRFSYEERPVLHDVSIDVRAKELVVILGASGSGKSTILRLVAGLETPKAGTIWLNGQTASADGRILLEPAARHLSLVFQDLALWPHLTCDEQLHFMAPALEGPDRQALLKDVGLAGFGGRPPAHMSGGERQRLALARALAARPDVLLLDEPFANLDPRLRFDLRRLLLDLRQAHPVTIVYVTHDLEDAFALADRVAVLNRGTIEQVGNPETLYRHPASAFVATFVGRAALVPATVDGNELRTSLGNVPNPRTDLRAGDEIDVVLRPEDVSPAEEGEPARVDEVLFAGDRYLVRAFTRFGAVWFHVGSPPARGETIGVRALRGWPVAR, encoded by the coding sequence ATGGCTGTTCTGAGGCTCGATGGAATCCGTTTCTCGTACGAGGAGCGCCCCGTCCTCCACGATGTCTCCATCGACGTACGCGCGAAGGAGCTTGTCGTCATCCTCGGAGCCTCCGGCTCGGGCAAGAGCACCATCCTTCGACTCGTTGCCGGACTCGAGACTCCAAAAGCCGGCACGATCTGGCTGAACGGACAGACCGCGAGCGCCGATGGGCGAATTCTTTTGGAGCCAGCCGCCAGGCATCTCTCGCTCGTGTTTCAGGATCTCGCTTTGTGGCCGCACTTGACGTGCGACGAACAGCTCCATTTCATGGCGCCCGCACTCGAGGGCCCCGACCGCCAGGCTCTTCTGAAGGACGTAGGGCTCGCGGGTTTCGGGGGCCGCCCTCCCGCGCACATGTCGGGTGGCGAGCGGCAGCGGCTCGCTTTGGCCCGGGCGCTCGCGGCAAGGCCAGACGTCCTTCTCCTCGATGAGCCGTTCGCCAACCTCGATCCCCGGCTTCGCTTCGATCTCCGACGTCTGCTGCTCGATCTTCGCCAAGCCCACCCGGTTACGATTGTCTACGTCACGCACGACCTCGAAGACGCGTTCGCTCTCGCGGACCGGGTCGCCGTACTGAACCGGGGAACGATCGAGCAGGTCGGTAATCCCGAAACGCTCTACCGGCATCCCGCAAGCGCTTTCGTCGCCACGTTCGTCGGGAGGGCCGCGCTGGTACCGGCAACGGTCGATGGGAACGAGCTCCGTACGTCACTGGGGAACGTTCCCAATCCGAGGACGGATCTCCGCGCCGGGGACGAGATCGACGTCGTCCTACGGCCGGAAGACGTCTCGCCAGCTGAAGAGGGGGAGCCCGCCCGAGTGGATGAAGTTCTCTTCGCAGGCGATCGCTATCTCGTGCGAGCTTTCACTCGGTTCGGAGCCGTCTGGTTCCATGTTGGATCCCCTCCGGCTCGGGGAGAAACGATTGGCGTTCGCGCGCTCCGCGGCTGGCCGGTAGCTCGCTAG